Part of the Methylomonas sp. AM2-LC genome, AACAGGCAAATTGTTTCTTGATTTCAATTTTCAGAATATACGTTGCCGTGAGCAAACTACTTTGGATGACAACAAAGGCAACAGAGTAAAACTGCAAAAACTGTTGGATAAAATCGAAGCCGAAATCACGCTTGAGCAATTTGATTATCGCAAGTATTTTCCCAATAGTGCCCAAGCCGATAAGTTTGACCAAATAGCGGCTCAAAAGCAGCAGGCGGTCATCAGAGCCACCCCCTTATTCAAAGATTTTGCTCAAGAGTGGTATGAGGAGATGCAGGTCGGTTGGCGCAATTCACATAAGGTCACCGTTCGCAGAATGCTCAATGACCGCATTATGGAGTGGTTTGGTGAGATGGAAGTCAGCGTCATCGCCAAAGCAGATATTTTGAAATTTCGCGCTTCCCTCGCCAAAGTTGAGCGCAAAGATGGAAAAACCCTTTCTGCAGAATATATCAATAAATATATGAAAATTTTGCGGATGCCACTTGATGAGGCCGCTGACCGATTCAATTTTACGTCACCCTACCGTGGAGTCAAGCCCTTAAAAAAACCAAAATCTCACATCGATCCGTTTACCTTAACCGAGGTAAATCTAATTTTAGCGACCGTGCGTGCCGATTTTAAATCGTATTACACCATTCGCTTCTTTACTGGCATGCGGACGGCGGAAATCGATGGTTTGAAATGGAAGTATGTGGATTTTGAGCGCAAGCAGATCTTAATTCGGGAAACCATCGT contains:
- a CDS encoding DUF3596 domain-containing protein, whose translation is MGSIRVRNETGKLFLDFNFQNIRCREQTTLDDNKGNRVKLQKLLDKIEAEITLEQFDYRKYFPNSAQADKFDQIAAQKQQAVIRATPLFKDFAQEWYEEMQVGWRNSHKVTVRRMLNDRIMEWFGEMEVSVIAKADILKFRASLAKVERKDGKTLSAEYINKYMKILRMPLDEAADRFNFTSPYRGVKPLKKPKSHIDPFTLTEVNLILATVRADFKSYYTIRFFTGMRTAEIDGLKWKYVDFERKQILIRETIVNGIVEYTKTDGSQREIEMSQPVYEAFRQQWDVTGGKHEYVFVNNAGNPLEYNNVSRRIWHPLLRFLELPRRKAYQTRHTAATLWLASGENPEWIARQMGHTTTEMLFRTYSRYVPNLTRRDGSAFENLLAANLNPPKEA